Genomic window (Jeotgalibaca ciconiae):
CGATTGCTGCCCCATAACTGGTAACATCCATGAAGTCAAGCTCCAAGTCACAATCCATTGCACGGGATAAATCCGTCATAAACATGATTGCACCTTTTAAAACACCGATTACGAGAGGATTTTTCCCTTCATATTCTTTCGTTAGTACTGCACCCAGTTCTTGCGTTACTTTCTTTATCTCTTCCTCCGTATATAAAACCTCTTTAATATCGGGATGGTTCACATCTTCACCTCATTATTATTTTTCAAACACCACAAATCGATGTTCGGGATCTTCATTGTTTGTTAAATCATTCTCGATAGGCGTCAGCCAAATAGATGCTGCATAATCAATGATCCAAAGTATGATTCCATTTGCATCACTGATGACTAGAATTTTATCGCGATCCTCTTTTGGAATCTTTTTATCAATAAAAATTCTATTTAATTTTTTAGTAAAAGGTTCGCGCGGATTCAATTGGATTCGATCGCCGGGCTGCCAGTTACGGACCACCAACGGATATTGAATTTTCTTGTTCGAAAGTTGAAAAACTTTTATTTTTTCATTTCCAACTGCCACACTCTTTTTACTAAATGAAAACAATCCTATTTTACCATTAATCGGCAATTGTAACCATTGATTTAGTTTAAGTTCTTTATAAATCGTTGGGAATTTTTTTAAATCTTCTTCTAGTCCAGAAGTTTTTTCAAAAATAACGGTGTCATATCGCTTTTTAATCAAACCTCCTGAAAGTGAAAGTTCGCTTTGAGGGTTTTTATTATACATCAGTTCAAGGATAAGGGCTACATGGATTTTTTTTGCAATAACCCCTTCATTTGACCAAATTTTTTCTAAAAAATAAGTGAGCAACAATCGTTGTAAAGCAATTGGTTCATTTTCTAATAAACGGATGGAAAACTGCCAGCTAGCATGGTTCTTTTCAAAATAAGTTGCTATTTTTTCTTTTAGTACTGGTTCGACTATGTTTGTCATATCAAGGAAATCTTGAGAAAATGCTTGAAAATGACGAGCAGCTTGTTCATTTTCCTTTTTTATTAAAGGAAGAATTTGATTGCGATAACGATTTCTCGTGAAATTTAATTCTTGATTAGTAGAATCTTCTCGATAAGGAACATTATTTTCCAAACAATATCGATACAATTCTTCTTTTTCTGTTTCTAATAACGGACGAATTAATTTTCCTATGGAGAATTTTCTCTCTCTCAGAATACCAGAATAACCGCTTAGGGCACTGCCTCGAGTCAGCTTCATTAATATTGTTTCCATTTGATCATCTGCATGATGGGCAGTAAGAAGAATAGCCGCATTTCGCTCTTTCATTTTCTCTGAAAAAAAATCATATCGAAATTCTCTCGCTGCTGCTTCTATATCACTTTTTGGATGAAAATGAGGATCCCAATGTTTTTCGTGGAATAGAAAATTATACCTTTCACAGTATTCCTTAACCAATAATAAATCAGCATCTGAGTCTTCTCGTAAATGATGATGAACATGTACCACTTCAATGGTCGGTCGGCTTTCTTCGGGAATTCTTCTGACAACATCAAGCAGAGCCATCGAATCTACTCCCCCAGAAACAGCAAGAAGTATTCGTTCATTTTTTTCCCAATATCGATACGAATTTACATCTGACCATACTTTCTCAAGCAATTCATCCAATTACTTCGTCCCCCTTAAAAAAGAAAAAGAGGAAGAACCCAGAGGCAAGTACCCCCTATCGTTCAACCCCTCTTATTATTAGCCTATTAACTACGTCTTCCGCCTCGGCCGCCTCGTTTACCTTCTGTATTGCGTTTTAAAGAAGTTAAACGATCATCGCTCTCTTTTAAGAATGTGCTCATCAAATTATCAAAGCTTTCTTTTTTGTTATCTTTTCCTTGTGAAGGACGATCTCCTCTATCTTGGTTAAATGAAGATGTCTTTCTTGGAGCAGAGCTACGTTGGGTAGGTTTATAATCACGTTGAGGTCGGGAAACTTCTTCGGATTTCTCTTCCGCTTTACGAATCGATAATCCTATTTTCCCATCATCTGCTATCGATAATATTTTTACTTTTACTTCGTCACCAACAGTTAAAACATCATTAATGTCCTTAATATAACTATCAGAAATTTCACTAATATGAACAAGTCCAGTTTTTCTCTCACCCAAATCAATAAAAGCCCCAAAATTTGTAATACCCGTTACTTTTCCTGATACAATGCTACCAACCTCAATTGACATAAAAAAAGATTTCCTCCTTAAATTTTGTATGCTTATTATATCATGTTCTTCAATATAAATACAGTTGGATATCCTTGCTAAAGCGCTTATTGCTCCGATTTCTCTTTAAGTGCTTCTTTTTCAGCTACTTTACTTTGATTATCTTCTGGCAAGCTAAAGATAATTTCTCCATCTTTGCTCAGATAATATCGGCTTCTAGCTAATTTCGCAATGTATTCTTCGTCTTGTAGTAATCCTACTTGGACTTTCAAGTCTTGATTCTCTTCTTCTAACGTCTGATTTGTTTCTTTTGCTTGTGATATTTTCTCACCCATCGTTTGAATTTCAAATAGGTTGTTGATTATATTTGCTGCTAACGGCACTATGATAAGCATTCCTGCTAACAAAATAACAATCATCCGTCTTCGTGCTTTTTGCTGAATACTTCTATTAATTTTCTTTTTCAGTGTTTGTTCTTGGGTATAGTCATTTTTTATTGGAGTAATATTCTGCTTGGGTACTTCATTGTGAGTTTTGGCTTGTTTTTGAAGCATAGGCCATCTCCTACTTTCACTGTCTTCTATCCTGTCACCGACATTTTTTTACGTTCATTCGAATAATTTCATATATGGTTTCAGTATAGAAGAAAATGAAAAAAAAGTCACGTTGAACTTGGCATTATTCTTCTATATTTGCCGTTTCACTCAAAACAGTATACATTTCTTGCGCTTCATCTTTTTTAGTAGTGTCCAGTATTTTGTCAATACGCACTACCAATGTCTTATTTCCAAATTGAAGAGTTAATTCATCACCGACTTTTACATTGGCACCTGATTTCGCTTGTTTATCGTTAATAAGTACTCTTCCTTTATCCGCAACTTCTTTTGCAACACTTCTCCGTTTGATAATACGTGATACTTTTAGAAATTTGTCTAATCTCATGATTCTTCCTCCCGTTCTTTTCTCTTTATTTCTTGCCACATGTCATCGATTTCTTGAATCGAGTTCACCTCGTATCCGTCAAATATATGCGGGTGACGGCGACGAAGTTTTTTATTCAACGTATCAAGAATGTCTTCCATGGTAAACATGCCTTGGCTCTTTGCGTAGCCAGCGTGGTAAAAGACTTGCAATAATACATCGCCCAACTCTTCTATCAAGTTTTCAGTATCATCTTTTTTGATTGCTTCTGCGACTTCTTCTGTTTCCTCCGCTAAGTAAGGTAACAAGCTCTCATGGGTCTGTTCTTGAACCCACATATCTCCGTTCATGATAGCATCCATATAAAATTGAGTCGTCGCAAATGATTTTGTCTGGTCGTCACGCTCTAATGGAGGCACATATACAGACAACAAATTGTGTATTCCTTCTAAATGATCTAATTCGTATAAAGGAACCCATGTTACTTTTTCAAAAGTGGTTCCTGCCGCATCCACCAAGGCAACTTGGTGCTCATCAGGATATTTATCCATCAAAGTGAGTTTTACATCTCCTGCAACAAGATCATTATAGACCTGCATGATAATTAAATGACTTCCTAAATCAATTTGATTTGCATCAAAAGATAAACCATCTACCAGCTGAAACCCGCCAATCGGATCCACTGAAACAGCCTGAAAAAAATCATCGATAAAACTTTTTCCGCCCAATACCTCTACTTCAATTCCTTGCTGATTTTTTAATAACAATTGCACCGAATCTTCGGCTACAAGTGGATGTCCCGGCACTGCATACAGAATATCTTGTTTTTCTGCCTCTTTCAATAACCGCTCACTAATTTTTTCGTATACCGATTCAAATTGACTTTCTTGTTCATAAATTTCATCAAAACTACGAAAGCTAATTCCTTTTGATACTAGTTCACTTACAAGTGGATGTTCCTTTGTACGAAGAATAAGATTGGCGTGATTTTTTATTTTTTGATAAACGCCGATCGGCAACTGATTAAAGTCTCCGGCACCCAAACCTACAATCTCTATTTTTGGCATATTCTACTCCTTTATGAAGATCCCTTATTCAATCTTCTTAAGATTTTTTTCCCAAAAGGGAGTGTTAACCATTCACGAGCAGTAAAAAGATTCACGCTTAACACATAGGCAACGAAGATAACCATTCCAATTGCAACAGCTATTAAGGCTATAATGGATGAGTTTGTTCGATTCACATCAACAAAATACCATCCTAATAAAAATTTACTCAGATAAACTCCGCAGTAAAGCAGAACACTTCCACCACATAATTTCGCTAAAAAATGATCGGTTTTCCATACCCTCTTTAACGAAAGACGCATTTTACTGCCCAGAAACAGCGTCATCACGATTAATCCAAGTAACGTTGAAACACTTGCTCCCATTGTGCCGTAATGACTGACAAGGAATATGTTCGCCGTATACTTTATCAACAGTCCTATTCCCAGTGCGTAAAGCGTAATCCGGTACTGATTTTCACTTTGGAGGATGGAGTGATAAGCCATTACTAAGGAAGCCGCCACAATCGATAAAATATAGACAGCGAGCACTGAATTTCCATTTCGATCCCCGAATAGCATATGGTTTACTTCCGGCAATATCGCCAGCAGTCCTACTGCAGCTGCAATAGAAAAAGTGGCGGTCATTCGAATTAACGACTTTGCTGCATAATGAAATCGATCGCTTTGTTCAGCGACGAATGCTTGTGTCATCATGGGGATAAAACTGGCAGAAAAGCCTGTGCCCACTACCATTCCCAATTGCACAAGCGGTTGTCCTCGGTCATAGATTCCTTTTAAAGATTTAGCAGCTTCTTCCATCATGCCATTTTCAACTAATCCTTTATACAAGGTAAAAGAATCTATCAATTGAAATAAAACAAGGATGGATGTTAATAAACATATGGTCATCCCTTCTGTCAAGTAACGCTTCGCAAGTTCTGATAAACGCTCAGAATGCCTTTCTTTACTCACAAAAATGTCCGTTTCAAAAGGGTGCTCTCTCCGCTCTTTTAAAATTGCATAGAACAAAATAATCGTTGAGCCAATTGCTCCCCAAGTAGCACCACTCATGGCAGCTGCCCCCATTTGATACAAATCAGTTCCCCCTACTGTAAAAAGGTATGCCACAAATAATATGACTACTACGCGGATGATTTGTTCCATTACTTGAGAAATCGCTGTCGGCTTCATTCGATAGGTTCCTTGGAAATACCCTCGAAAAGTCGCTAAGACCGGCATGAACAGAAACATCCAGGATACAGATTGAAGAATCGGTGTGAGTTGTTCATCCCCCATGAATTGTGCAATCTGTTTGGAAAATAGGTAAAGAATACCAAACAATCCCACTGAAAAGACGGATAGAATCAACAAACTTTGTTTTATTAGCAATCGGTGTTCTGCACGGCTTTTAGCCTCCGCAATCGTTTTTGAAAAAAACACTGGAAATCCCGATAAAGCAAAAGTCATTCCAATTCCATAAATGGGATAGACTTGTTGATATACATAAAAGCCAGTATTTCCGACCATATTTTGGAATGGCACGCGATAAACGGCGCTTAATATTTTTGCAAATAAAGAAGCAACCGAAAGCAGTAGTGCCCCACTCATCATTTGTTTTAACTGATTATTTTTCATAAGCAATCAACTTTCTACTTTTTCCTTCTCAGGAGCGCTTGCTTCTAAGAAGACTTTTAGATGATCCATCCAAGCTGGAACTTCAACATTGTGAATTTGAATCGAGACGACTAGCTTTTCTTTCTTCATATTTACTTGTGCCCGTAATGGAATACTGCTTAATGATTCAAATATCGTAACTCCTTGCAGGCGCTTTGTTCCATCCTTATCAAAAGTAATATAAATGGTATCGTCATTCCGTCTGATATTTTCTGCTTCTGCCAGCTCTGCATAGTGTTTAATCAGACCGACTTGTGCTAAATAGGTTACTTCGTTCGGCAAATCTCCAAAACGGTCTTGGAAATCATCTTGAATCTCGTAAAATTCTTCTTCATTCTTCATTTGTTGGATACGTTTATACATATCAATTTTTTGGCGTTCGTCTTCTATATAATCGTTAGGAATATAAGCGTTGACACCTAGGTCGATTTCTACATTGATTCGTTTTCTTCGAGGTGTTTTTCCACGTTTCCTCTCCACTGCTTCACTCAGCATTTCAGAGTACAAATCAAAACCAACTGAATCAATAAATCCGTGCTGTTGCGCTCCTAGTAAATTACCTGCACCACGGATTGATAAGTCACGCATCGCAATTTTGAAACCAGAGCCTAATTCAGTAAAATCTTTGATTGCTTGCAATCTTTTTTCGCTCACTTCACTCAGTACCTTATCTCGTTGGTACATTAAATAGGCATAAGCAATTCGATTCGTCCTGCCCACCCTTCCTCTCAACTGATACAATTGAGATAGCCCCATATAGTCAGCATTTTCGATAAAGAGCGTGTTTGCATTTGGAATGTCTACACCTGTTTCAATAATTGTTGTCGTAACCAGTACATCATAAGCCCCTTCTACGAAATCCATCATAATATTCTCTAACTGGACTTCCGTCATTTGACCGTGTGCAACTCCTACTCGACAGTCTGGTACAAGCAAGCGAATCTCATCGGCTTTCCTTTCGATTGTATCTACACGATTATAGACATAGAAAGCCTGCCCGCCTCGTGCCATCTCTCGCTCTATTCCGTCTCGTACAGCTCCCATATCTTGCTCCATTACATAAGTTTGTACAGGATAACGGTTCGCTGGAGGAGTTTCAATAACAGAAAGATCCCGCACTCCTAACATAGACATATGCAAAGTACGCGGAATCGGCGTTGCGGTCAATGTAAGTACATCCACAGTCGCTTTTAAAGACTTCAGGCGTTCTTTATGTTTGACACCGAAGCGCTGCTCCTCATCTACAACCAATAAGCCCAGATCAAAAAATACAACATCTTTTGAAATTAACCGATGTGTTCCTACCACAATATCAATGCTGCCTTTACGGACTCCTTCAATCGTCTCCTCTTGTTGTTTTTTCGTGCGGAAACGACTCAGCAATCCAATCTCAAATGGTAACTCTTCAAAACGTTGAACCAATGTCTCATAGTGTTGTTGAGCAAGAATGGTTGTCGGAACCAAGAATGCTGCTTGTTTCCCATCCAGAACAGCTTTAAAAATTGCCCGCATAGCTACTTCTGTTTTCCCGTAGCCTACATCTCCCACTAATAGACGATCCATAGGTTTCTCTTTTTGCATATCCACTTTAATTTCTTCGATACTTCTTAGCTGATCTTCCGTTTCAGTAAAAGGAAATTTATTCTCAAAATCAATTTGATCTTGGGTATCTCGAGGAAAAGCATAGCCTTTTTCTGATTCGCGTTTTGCATATAATTCAATCAGATCATCGGCAATATCTTCTACTTTAGAAGCAACTTTATTTTTTGTCTTAGCCCATTCTGTTCCACCTAATTTGTTTACTTTAGGCGTTTTCGATTCAGAAGAAACATATTTCTGAACAAGGTGCAGCTGGGTGACAGGTATGAACAGCTTCGCACCATCTTGATAAGTAATCGAAATATAATCTTGGTGGACATCATCTATAACAATGGTTTCCATTCCAGTATATTTCCCAATACCATGATTCACATGAACAACATAATCGCCTGGTGCTAATTCTGTATAACTTTTTAGTCGTTCGGCGTTTGACATCTTCTGTCTGCGAGGCTGCCGTTTTGCAGCTTTGTTGAAAAGTTCTTTTTCCGTTACGAAAACTACTTTTTCTAATGGCATTTCAAAACCATTCGCTAAATTCCCCACAACAATATTTACATGCCCTTCCACAATTACGTCATGCCCTTTTATGACACTTTCAATATCAAAATCTGCAAATATCTGATGAACTTTGTTCGCACGTTCTGTATCTGGGACAACCATAAATACGGTCATTTCTTGTTTCAACCAACGATCCATTTCAACTTTCACCATTGGCATTTGCCCAAAGAATTGAACAACTCCTCGGTACTGGAGTGGATGGATAGCAGTAAAACGAATGTTCCCTAATCCCTTTTGAAATAGAGAATAAAACAGTTTGGGGTGATTGCTTTGCTTCACTATTTCCCGAACTTCTGCAGTCATCTTTTGTTTGGGGAGGAGAATACCCTCGCCGATTTTCATTTCTTGCCAATCAGCTGCTTCAAGTTCCTGAGTTCGGTCGCTTTCTAATGTTCTGCCATATTCATCCATAATAAGCAGAGCATCTTCAGGAATATAGTCCATAATTGTCGTTGTTTCAGGAAAAAATAAAGACGTATACATTTTAGGATTTTCGGGCAACTCTCCTAATTGAGCTTTCTCGATAAAATCGCGGAAAAAGACAGTAAGCCGGTCCCTTACTTCTTCATTTTTTATTGATTTTTCAGCTTTTTTTATTCGTTTTTCAATCTTATCCGCTTGTTCAGCCAGAATGTTCGGCGGAAAGACAGTATCTTGAGCTGGTAATACCACTACTTTCTTCACCGGATCATCAAATGATTTTTGGGTAGTCGGTTCAAAGAAACGCATGCGATCGATTTCTGAACCAAAAAATTCAATCCGTACAGGATATTCTTCATTTAGTGAGTAAATATCGACAATATCTCCCCGAATGCTGAATTCACCAGGCGAAGCGACCATCCCTTCACGTACATATCCCATGGCAATTAGCTTTTCAGCTAATTCTTCAAAAGCCGTTTCTTCTCCTTCTACGAAAGAAAGAATATGATTTCTCCACACAGAAACGGGTGCTAACAGCTTTTTAAAACCGGCTGTTGGAATTACGACAATTCCTTTTTGTCCACTTTCCAAAAAGTGCAAGGCCTCGATTCTCTGGCTGCGAAATTCCGGAGAAGAAAAGGCTAACTCAACCGGCAGTGATTCTTCCACCGGAAAAAGAAAACTAGGTATTTCTGGATTGATTTGATTAATATCTTCAAATATTTGCGTAGCTTGCAGTAAGTTAGGCGCCCACACAACTATCGTCTTTTGAATTTCCTCATAAATCATGGAGGTTAAAAGATTTCGAGCTGAACTTGAAATTCCTGTAACTAATTGATTTCCAGCATCATTCATTTGACTCAAGATTGCTTTTATATTTGGCGATTTTTTTAAAAACGATTTAATATCTTTCATAATACACTCCTTGATTTATCCGTATTCCCTCTGAAAGGTTACGTACAAATAGGCTCAGCACCGGCTGAACCTACTTTCTTTGATTAAATTTATTCATGCTGGTGAGAAAATCATTCCCACTTATATAATCGTCAATTGCCTTCACACTTTCCTTCACAGAGAACAACACATCTCCGTGTTCCTCTTCTGGAAACGGGCTCAAAACATGTTGGACTACCGACATATTCTGTTTGGGTCTGCCGACACCAATCCGAATGCGATTAAATTCTTGGGTACCAATATGCTGGATGATGCTTTTTATTCCATTATGACCGCCTGCACTGCCTTTTTGGCGCAGCCGTATTCGTCCAACCGGCATGTCCATATCATCATAAACTACAACAATTTCATCAGTAGCAACATTAAAGTAATCCATAAACGGTCTCACTGCTCTTCCTGATTCATTCATGTAGGTCATGGGTTTGATAAAGAGAATTTTTTCGCCTTTTACGCGTTCTTCCATATAAAGTGCATCAAATTTATTTTTATTAAAAGTTGTCTTATTTTGATAAGCCCATTCATCTAAGGTAATAAACCCAATATTATGCTTGGTGTTTACATACTTTTGGCCGGGGTTCCCTAGCCCGATGATCATTTTCATTAGATTCATCCATTCTTAATTTCATTTTTCGTGTGTACGTGCAAAAAGCTGCACGTAATCGTCCAGTAGTTTCAATAGTATAACACATTTCATAAAATGCAGAAAGAAAATCCTATTTTTATTCGTTTAGATGGTTTTTAATTCCTGAAAGAAAGACTGATAATTAATGAAATACTTGAGAACAAAGTGTTATACTTAACTCAGTAGGATTATGTATTTTCAAATGGAGGGAACAAAATGGTAGATAAAAAAAGAAAATATGGTCAAAAGATTATCCTCATCGGAGACGGGGCAGTTGGATCGAGCTACGCCTTTGCTCTTGTTACACAAAATGTCGGTCGTGAATTAGGTATTATCGATATGAACGTTGCAAAAGCTGAAGGAGACGCTATTGACTTATCTGATGCTTTAGCATTTACAAGCCCTAAAAATATCTATGCAGCAGAATATTCAGACTGTGCGGACGCAGATCTCATCGTTCTAACTGCAGGCGCAGCCCAAAAACCTGGTGAAACACGCCTTGATCTTATAAATAAAAATTTAAAAATCTTCAAAAGCATTGTCGATCAAGTTATGGCGACTGGTTTTGACGGAATCTTTCTAGTTGCAACAAATCCCGTTGATATTTTAACGTATGCTACTTGGAAGTTTTCTGGTTTACCTGCCAGCCGTATTATTGGTTCAGGTACTTCTTTAGACAGCGCTCGTTTCCGTCAGGAAATCGCTCGGAAAGTACATGTGGATGCAAGAAACGTTCATGCTTATATTCTTGGTGAGCATGG
Coding sequences:
- the tilS gene encoding tRNA lysidine(34) synthetase TilS; the protein is MDELLEKVWSDVNSYRYWEKNERILLAVSGGVDSMALLDVVRRIPEESRPTIEVVHVHHHLREDSDADLLLVKEYCERYNFLFHEKHWDPHFHPKSDIEAAAREFRYDFFSEKMKERNAAILLTAHHADDQMETILMKLTRGSALSGYSGILRERKFSIGKLIRPLLETEKEELYRYCLENNVPYREDSTNQELNFTRNRYRNQILPLIKKENEQAARHFQAFSQDFLDMTNIVEPVLKEKIATYFEKNHASWQFSIRLLENEPIALQRLLLTYFLEKIWSNEGVIAKKIHVALILELMYNKNPQSELSLSGGLIKKRYDTVIFEKTSGLEEDLKKFPTIYKELKLNQWLQLPINGKIGLFSFSKKSVAVGNEKIKVFQLSNKKIQYPLVVRNWQPGDRIQLNPREPFTKKLNRIFIDKKIPKEDRDKILVISDANGIILWIIDYAASIWLTPIENDLTNNEDPEHRFVVFEK
- a CDS encoding S1 domain-containing RNA-binding protein gives rise to the protein MSIEVGSIVSGKVTGITNFGAFIDLGERKTGLVHISEISDSYIKDINDVLTVGDEVKVKILSIADDGKIGLSIRKAEEKSEEVSRPQRDYKPTQRSSAPRKTSSFNQDRGDRPSQGKDNKKESFDNLMSTFLKESDDRLTSLKRNTEGKRGGRGGRRS
- a CDS encoding FtsB family cell division protein — its product is MLQKQAKTHNEVPKQNITPIKNDYTQEQTLKKKINRSIQQKARRRMIVILLAGMLIIVPLAANIINNLFEIQTMGEKISQAKETNQTLEEENQDLKVQVGLLQDEEYIAKLARSRYYLSKDGEIIFSLPEDNQSKVAEKEALKEKSEQ
- a CDS encoding RNA-binding S4 domain-containing protein, with the protein product MRLDKFLKVSRIIKRRSVAKEVADKGRVLINDKQAKSGANVKVGDELTLQFGNKTLVVRIDKILDTTKKDEAQEMYTVLSETANIEE
- a CDS encoding MazG nucleotide pyrophosphohydrolase domain-containing protein is translated as MPKIEIVGLGAGDFNQLPIGVYQKIKNHANLILRTKEHPLVSELVSKGISFRSFDEIYEQESQFESVYEKISERLLKEAEKQDILYAVPGHPLVAEDSVQLLLKNQQGIEVEVLGGKSFIDDFFQAVSVDPIGGFQLVDGLSFDANQIDLGSHLIIMQVYNDLVAGDVKLTLMDKYPDEHQVALVDAAGTTFEKVTWVPLYELDHLEGIHNLLSVYVPPLERDDQTKSFATTQFYMDAIMNGDMWVQEQTHESLLPYLAEETEEVAEAIKKDDTENLIEELGDVLLQVFYHAGYAKSQGMFTMEDILDTLNKKLRRRHPHIFDGYEVNSIQEIDDMWQEIKRKEREEES
- a CDS encoding putative polysaccharide biosynthesis protein — encoded protein: MKNNQLKQMMSGALLLSVASLFAKILSAVYRVPFQNMVGNTGFYVYQQVYPIYGIGMTFALSGFPVFFSKTIAEAKSRAEHRLLIKQSLLILSVFSVGLFGILYLFSKQIAQFMGDEQLTPILQSVSWMFLFMPVLATFRGYFQGTYRMKPTAISQVMEQIIRVVVILFVAYLFTVGGTDLYQMGAAAMSGATWGAIGSTIILFYAILKERREHPFETDIFVSKERHSERLSELAKRYLTEGMTICLLTSILVLFQLIDSFTLYKGLVENGMMEEAAKSLKGIYDRGQPLVQLGMVVGTGFSASFIPMMTQAFVAEQSDRFHYAAKSLIRMTATFSIAAAVGLLAILPEVNHMLFGDRNGNSVLAVYILSIVAASLVMAYHSILQSENQYRITLYALGIGLLIKYTANIFLVSHYGTMGASVSTLLGLIVMTLFLGSKMRLSLKRVWKTDHFLAKLCGGSVLLYCGVYLSKFLLGWYFVDVNRTNSSIIALIAVAIGMVIFVAYVLSVNLFTAREWLTLPFGKKILRRLNKGSS
- the mfd gene encoding transcription-repair coupling factor, translated to MKDIKSFLKKSPNIKAILSQMNDAGNQLVTGISSSARNLLTSMIYEEIQKTIVVWAPNLLQATQIFEDINQINPEIPSFLFPVEESLPVELAFSSPEFRSQRIEALHFLESGQKGIVVIPTAGFKKLLAPVSVWRNHILSFVEGEETAFEELAEKLIAMGYVREGMVASPGEFSIRGDIVDIYSLNEEYPVRIEFFGSEIDRMRFFEPTTQKSFDDPVKKVVVLPAQDTVFPPNILAEQADKIEKRIKKAEKSIKNEEVRDRLTVFFRDFIEKAQLGELPENPKMYTSLFFPETTTIMDYIPEDALLIMDEYGRTLESDRTQELEAADWQEMKIGEGILLPKQKMTAEVREIVKQSNHPKLFYSLFQKGLGNIRFTAIHPLQYRGVVQFFGQMPMVKVEMDRWLKQEMTVFMVVPDTERANKVHQIFADFDIESVIKGHDVIVEGHVNIVVGNLANGFEMPLEKVVFVTEKELFNKAAKRQPRRQKMSNAERLKSYTELAPGDYVVHVNHGIGKYTGMETIVIDDVHQDYISITYQDGAKLFIPVTQLHLVQKYVSSESKTPKVNKLGGTEWAKTKNKVASKVEDIADDLIELYAKRESEKGYAFPRDTQDQIDFENKFPFTETEDQLRSIEEIKVDMQKEKPMDRLLVGDVGYGKTEVAMRAIFKAVLDGKQAAFLVPTTILAQQHYETLVQRFEELPFEIGLLSRFRTKKQQEETIEGVRKGSIDIVVGTHRLISKDVVFFDLGLLVVDEEQRFGVKHKERLKSLKATVDVLTLTATPIPRTLHMSMLGVRDLSVIETPPANRYPVQTYVMEQDMGAVRDGIEREMARGGQAFYVYNRVDTIERKADEIRLLVPDCRVGVAHGQMTEVQLENIMMDFVEGAYDVLVTTTIIETGVDIPNANTLFIENADYMGLSQLYQLRGRVGRTNRIAYAYLMYQRDKVLSEVSEKRLQAIKDFTELGSGFKIAMRDLSIRGAGNLLGAQQHGFIDSVGFDLYSEMLSEAVERKRGKTPRRKRINVEIDLGVNAYIPNDYIEDERQKIDMYKRIQQMKNEEEFYEIQDDFQDRFGDLPNEVTYLAQVGLIKHYAELAEAENIRRNDDTIYITFDKDGTKRLQGVTIFESLSSIPLRAQVNMKKEKLVVSIQIHNVEVPAWMDHLKVFLEASAPEKEKVES
- the pth gene encoding aminoacyl-tRNA hydrolase; the protein is MKMIIGLGNPGQKYVNTKHNIGFITLDEWAYQNKTTFNKNKFDALYMEERVKGEKILFIKPMTYMNESGRAVRPFMDYFNVATDEIVVVYDDMDMPVGRIRLRQKGSAGGHNGIKSIIQHIGTQEFNRIRIGVGRPKQNMSVVQHVLSPFPEEEHGDVLFSVKESVKAIDDYISGNDFLTSMNKFNQRK
- a CDS encoding L-lactate dehydrogenase — its product is MVDKKRKYGQKIILIGDGAVGSSYAFALVTQNVGRELGIIDMNVAKAEGDAIDLSDALAFTSPKNIYAAEYSDCADADLIVLTAGAAQKPGETRLDLINKNLKIFKSIVDQVMATGFDGIFLVATNPVDILTYATWKFSGLPASRIIGSGTSLDSARFRQEIARKVHVDARNVHAYILGEHGDTEFPVWSHANIGGLQLYEWIKQNDEEVDEDSLLEVFYSVRDAAYRIIEKKGATFYGIAVSLARITKAIFNDENAILPLSVYLDGEYGQDDVYIGVPSVINRDGIKKVIEIPLNEVEKGNLQHSADTLRKVIRDSFAELELSEDN